A DNA window from Aestuariispira ectoiniformans contains the following coding sequences:
- a CDS encoding SDR family oxidoreductase has protein sequence MTVKPGRFFCFGMGYSAGFLARRLLAEGWTVAGTARTEDGVARLRAQGIDGYLFDGSASMENAAAVLGGVTHLLSSVPPDGVTADPVLQHHFDDIARMPLLQWAGYLSTTGVYGDRNGGWVDEDSAQEPTGPRGMRRATAEARWLDLWWEKDVPVHLFRLAGIYGPGRNALETVKAGKAKRINKPGQVFSRIHVDDIASTILASFDKPHAGRAYNVCDDDPAAPEQVIAYACDLLGVERPVLVPLDEAGLSPMALSFYRDNKRVSNKRMKKELGVRLQWPDYKAGLNALLTQD, from the coding sequence ATGACAGTGAAACCGGGCCGTTTTTTCTGCTTCGGCATGGGCTATTCCGCAGGCTTCCTGGCGCGGCGGCTGCTGGCGGAGGGCTGGACGGTCGCCGGTACCGCCCGGACAGAGGACGGTGTCGCCAGGCTTCGCGCGCAGGGGATCGACGGTTATCTGTTCGATGGCAGTGCGTCCATGGAAAATGCCGCGGCAGTTCTGGGCGGTGTGACCCATCTTCTGAGCAGCGTACCACCCGACGGCGTGACAGCGGACCCGGTGCTGCAGCATCATTTTGATGATATCGCGCGAATGCCCCTTCTACAGTGGGCGGGGTATCTTTCCACGACCGGTGTTTACGGCGACCGCAACGGCGGCTGGGTGGATGAGGATTCCGCTCAGGAGCCGACCGGCCCACGCGGCATGCGCCGGGCGACGGCGGAGGCACGCTGGCTGGACCTCTGGTGGGAAAAGGACGTGCCCGTCCATCTGTTCCGCCTGGCCGGTATCTATGGGCCCGGCCGCAACGCCCTGGAGACGGTGAAGGCCGGTAAGGCCAAACGGATCAACAAACCGGGGCAGGTCTTCAGCCGCATCCATGTGGATGATATCGCAAGCACGATCCTGGCCTCTTTCGACAAACCTCACGCCGGGCGGGCCTATAACGTCTGTGACGATGATCCGGCAGCGCCTGAACAGGTGATCGCTTATGCCTGTGACCTGCTGGGGGTGGAGCGACCGGTGCTGGTGCCGCTTGACGAGGCGGGATTGAGCCCGATGGCGCTCAGCTTCTATCGCGATAACAAGCGGGTTTCCAACAAACGCATGAAGAAGGAATTGGGTGTCCGGTTGCAGTGGCCCGACTATAAGGCCGGGTTGAATGCCTTGTTAACGCAAGACTAG
- a CDS encoding tetratricopeptide repeat protein, with protein sequence MTRLAISLTAAFIITQATLSNAWAKTGDFLQDREYQQCMQLARTKPEDAFESALSWQDVGGGIRAKHCAATALFSLGHFPEAANRLQALAEEMPDDTPPGIVANILGQAGIAWQRADDLTQAYAVQSAALKLSPKNPDILTDRAITLMDSGKPWEAIDDLNAALEVAPDTPNILVFRGSAYRMQEAYDLALADLNRALKFDPDEPDGLLERGIVFRLTGQNDKARADWLKVIELYDGMPIAETARQNLEKLDVKVGK encoded by the coding sequence ATGACCCGTTTGGCCATTTCTCTGACTGCAGCTTTCATCATCACCCAGGCCACGCTCAGCAATGCCTGGGCCAAGACCGGGGACTTCCTCCAGGACCGGGAATACCAGCAGTGTATGCAACTGGCCCGGACCAAACCGGAAGACGCCTTCGAAAGCGCGTTGAGCTGGCAGGACGTGGGCGGTGGCATCCGCGCCAAACATTGCGCCGCCACGGCCCTGTTTTCCTTGGGCCATTTCCCGGAGGCCGCCAACCGCCTGCAGGCCCTGGCGGAAGAAATGCCCGATGACACCCCGCCGGGCATCGTCGCGAACATCCTTGGTCAGGCCGGGATCGCCTGGCAGCGCGCAGACGACCTGACGCAGGCCTATGCGGTTCAATCCGCCGCCCTGAAGCTGTCCCCGAAAAATCCGGATATCCTGACCGACAGGGCTATCACACTGATGGACAGCGGCAAACCCTGGGAGGCCATCGACGATCTGAATGCCGCGCTTGAAGTCGCACCGGATACGCCGAATATTCTGGTATTCCGCGGGTCTGCCTATCGCATGCAGGAAGCCTATGATCTGGCGCTGGCCGATCTCAACCGGGCGCTTAAATTCGACCCGGACGAACCGGACGGCCTGCTGGAACGGGGCATCGTCTTCCGGCTGACCGGGCAGAACGACAAGGCCCGCGCAGACTGGCTGAAGGTCATCGAGCTATACGATGGCATGCCAATTGCCGAAACCGCCCGGCAGAATCTTGAAAAGCTGGACGTGAAGGTCGGCAAGTAG
- a CDS encoding glycosyltransferase, with translation MQVFVCDYTPDLNYTLIPHMVSEIHTATKERFPTAVLHRFRRDEKQDFQFFQHLYKLHKQQQPFLLIDINGVQSFIFKGEDFVPNRLSFFTDGPFTILKRLKGLQATTCMSYSDRTHDRVLDDFGIGNPKFFLPHFGASPTDNPLPMAERDIGLLFVGQVRAPRPTGSFSSIFGASTDEKWIKIFDQAGEQAQFENTAPYDAVMAACDDFDMEPFKTLGDDQFAELLSHFSSWVEFQNRNRLLKSMAGLGLHIVGPAFDEVKGITDADFTFHGLQKAAGVLDFLGRSRVLLNSISVFPEGSHERLWHGAAAGTVLATDRSRYLEEYFKDGQDIAYLDYRDNSQAERLDDLAQDIGRLQSMSDNSSRIYAAHHTPRHRMQTAFDFLEQQGRLDHQ, from the coding sequence GTGCAGGTATTCGTTTGCGATTATACGCCTGATCTCAACTACACCCTTATTCCGCATATGGTCTCTGAGATCCATACCGCGACGAAGGAACGGTTCCCGACAGCCGTCCTGCATCGCTTCCGCCGGGATGAGAAACAGGATTTCCAGTTCTTTCAGCACCTCTACAAGCTTCATAAACAGCAGCAGCCCTTTCTGCTGATTGATATCAACGGCGTTCAGTCTTTCATCTTTAAGGGGGAAGACTTTGTCCCGAACCGCCTTTCCTTTTTCACCGATGGGCCTTTCACCATCCTCAAGCGCCTGAAGGGCCTGCAGGCCACCACCTGCATGAGCTACAGCGACCGGACCCATGACCGTGTCCTGGATGATTTCGGGATCGGAAACCCGAAATTCTTTCTACCGCATTTCGGCGCAAGTCCGACTGACAATCCATTACCCATGGCAGAACGGGATATCGGCCTGCTCTTCGTCGGTCAGGTCAGGGCGCCCCGGCCCACGGGCAGTTTCTCATCGATCTTCGGGGCCTCCACCGACGAGAAATGGATTAAAATCTTTGATCAGGCCGGTGAACAGGCCCAGTTTGAAAACACAGCACCCTATGATGCGGTGATGGCTGCCTGTGACGATTTTGACATGGAGCCCTTCAAGACCCTTGGCGACGACCAGTTCGCCGAGCTGTTGTCCCATTTTTCGTCCTGGGTTGAATTCCAGAACCGGAACAGGCTGTTGAAATCGATGGCGGGGCTTGGCCTTCATATTGTCGGTCCGGCCTTTGACGAGGTCAAAGGCATCACCGATGCGGATTTCACCTTCCACGGCCTGCAGAAGGCAGCAGGGGTCCTGGATTTCCTCGGCAGGTCCCGGGTTTTACTGAACAGTATCTCGGTCTTCCCGGAAGGGTCCCATGAACGGCTGTGGCATGGCGCTGCCGCAGGCACGGTTCTCGCCACCGACCGCAGCCGTTATCTGGAAGAATATTTCAAAGACGGGCAGGACATTGCCTATCTGGACTATCGGGACAACAGCCAGGCCGAACGTCTTGACGACCTCGCTCAGGATATCGGGAGGTTGCAGTCTATGTCGGACAATAGCAGCCGTATCTACGCGGCACATCACACGCCCCGTCACCGCATGCAGACCGCCTTCGACTTCCTGGAACAGCAGGGCCGCCTAGATCACCAGTGA
- a CDS encoding type III PLP-dependent enzyme → MTERIRNFLDKIPHDGPVLVVDLEAVRENYLTFSRTMPDTSIYYAVKANPAPEILSLLAELGSSFDCASVAEIEMVLAAGATADRISFGNTIKKEADIARAHALGVRLFAFDARAELEKIARAAPGGQVFCRILCDGEGAEWPLSRKFGCDPAMAEGLMEEAQNLGLEPLGLSFHVGSQQTDLAAWDRALATVGGLFRRLADKGIVLRLVNLGGGFPARYRRDVPAMEAYSQAIHDAIIAHFGNHPPKTIIEPGRAMVGNAGIIRSEVVLISRKDQSKTSEDNPRWVFLDIGKFGGLVECMDEAIRYPIRSRRDDDAMEPAIIAGPTCDSADVLYERNRYPLPLSLDIGDHILIEATGAYTSTYASVAFNGFAPLKSLVI, encoded by the coding sequence ATGACTGAACGAATTCGCAACTTTCTCGATAAAATACCGCACGATGGTCCCGTATTGGTGGTTGACCTTGAGGCGGTACGCGAGAACTATCTGACTTTCAGCCGCACCATGCCGGACACCAGCATCTATTATGCGGTAAAGGCCAACCCCGCGCCGGAAATCCTGTCGCTCCTGGCGGAGCTGGGGTCGTCCTTCGATTGTGCCTCTGTGGCAGAGATCGAGATGGTGCTGGCTGCCGGGGCCACAGCGGACCGTATTTCCTTTGGCAATACCATCAAGAAAGAGGCGGATATTGCGCGCGCCCATGCCCTGGGCGTGAGGCTGTTCGCCTTTGATGCACGGGCAGAGCTTGAGAAGATTGCCCGCGCCGCGCCGGGCGGACAGGTTTTCTGCCGTATCCTGTGCGATGGTGAGGGTGCGGAATGGCCTTTGTCGCGCAAATTCGGCTGCGACCCCGCGATGGCGGAGGGGCTGATGGAAGAGGCGCAGAACCTCGGCCTGGAGCCGCTGGGCCTGTCCTTCCATGTAGGCTCGCAACAGACCGATCTGGCCGCCTGGGACCGGGCGCTTGCCACGGTTGGTGGCCTGTTCCGGCGGCTCGCGGATAAGGGGATTGTCCTGCGTCTGGTCAATCTGGGGGGTGGTTTTCCGGCCCGCTATCGCCGGGATGTGCCGGCAATGGAGGCTTATTCACAGGCCATTCACGATGCAATCATCGCCCATTTCGGCAATCACCCGCCGAAAACCATCATCGAGCCCGGCCGGGCCATGGTCGGCAATGCGGGAATTATTCGTTCCGAGGTCGTATTGATCAGCCGTAAGGATCAGTCGAAAACGTCGGAAGACAATCCGCGCTGGGTCTTTCTGGATATCGGCAAATTCGGCGGCCTTGTGGAATGCATGGATGAGGCGATCCGTTATCCGATCCGCTCCCGGCGGGATGACGATGCAATGGAACCCGCGATTATCGCCGGACCGACCTGTGATTCCGCCGATGTCCTCTATGAGAGAAACCGGTATCCGCTGCCGCTGTCACTGGATATCGGCGATCATATCCTGATCGAGGCGACAGGCGCCTATACCAGCACCTATGCAAGCGTGGCCTTTAATGGTTTCGCGCCTTTGAAATCACTGGTGATCTAG
- a CDS encoding GDCCVxC domain-containing (seleno)protein, producing MKKAVGKPVLTCRITCPVCGHDEVEKMPTNACQYFYDCKGCGALLKPRPGDCCVFCSYGDIPCPPIQTGQGCCGTP from the coding sequence ATGAAGAAAGCCGTCGGAAAGCCTGTTTTGACTTGCCGGATCACCTGTCCGGTCTGCGGTCATGATGAGGTGGAAAAAATGCCCACAAATGCCTGTCAGTATTTTTACGACTGCAAGGGGTGCGGCGCCCTTTTGAAACCAAGGCCCGGCGATTGCTGTGTCTTCTGTTCCTACGGCGATATACCCTGCCCGCCGATACAAACCGGGCAGGGCTGCTGTGGCACGCCCTAG
- a CDS encoding glutathione S-transferase family protein has protein sequence MILLYHLWLSPGCRKVRLVLAEKKLDFEMQIEKVWQRSSEFLALNPAGEVPVLIDEDGSKVCGSQVICEYLDEMYGPAPMIGTGAVERAEVRRLIQWFDGKFQAEVIANLVDEKIMKRFLGLGEPNSNAIRAGGRNIHVHLSYIEWLIDRRTWLAGEDMTLADLTAAAHLSCVDYLGDVPWEDHPAAKDWYARIKSRPSFRGLLADHIPGAPPPKHYADLDF, from the coding sequence ATGATTTTGCTGTATCATCTCTGGCTGTCGCCAGGTTGCCGCAAGGTGCGGCTTGTGCTGGCGGAAAAGAAGCTGGACTTCGAAATGCAGATCGAAAAGGTCTGGCAGCGCAGCTCGGAATTCCTTGCATTGAACCCGGCGGGCGAAGTGCCGGTTCTGATCGACGAGGACGGTTCCAAGGTCTGTGGATCACAGGTGATCTGCGAGTATCTGGACGAAATGTACGGTCCGGCCCCGATGATTGGCACCGGGGCGGTTGAGCGCGCCGAAGTCCGCCGCCTGATCCAGTGGTTTGACGGCAAGTTCCAGGCGGAGGTTATCGCCAATCTGGTTGATGAAAAGATTATGAAGCGGTTTCTGGGTCTGGGCGAACCCAATTCCAATGCCATCCGCGCCGGCGGGCGCAATATCCATGTCCATCTCAGCTATATCGAATGGCTGATCGACCGCCGCACCTGGCTGGCGGGCGAGGATATGACGCTGGCCGATCTGACAGCGGCGGCGCATCTGTCCTGCGTTGACTATCTGGGCGACGTGCCCTGGGAAGACCATCCGGCGGCAAAAGACTGGTATGCCCGCATCAAATCCCGGCCCAGTTTCCGCGGGTTGCTTGCCGACCACATTCCCGGCGCCCCGCCCCCCAAACATTACGCCGACCTGGACTTCTAG
- a CDS encoding class I SAM-dependent methyltransferase: protein MNSANDMRLFAPAAARNRDPILTVFREVAPSAGLVLEIASGTGEHAAHIAPQFPDLSWQPSDLDPANLASIDAHAAHSGAENIRQALTLDVTAQPWPLTQAAMILNVNMIHISPWECTIALMAGAGTVLEDGGVLYLYGPYRREGAHTAPSNEAFDLSLQSRDRRWGVRDLEQVVEEAGKNDLHLDRVVPMPANNFSVIFRKAR from the coding sequence ATGAATTCAGCAAACGACATGCGGCTATTCGCGCCGGCGGCCGCACGCAACCGGGACCCGATCCTGACAGTCTTCCGTGAAGTCGCCCCTTCCGCGGGGCTGGTGCTGGAGATCGCCAGCGGCACGGGCGAACATGCCGCCCATATCGCTCCGCAGTTCCCTGACCTGTCCTGGCAGCCAAGTGACCTGGACCCGGCCAATCTTGCCAGCATCGACGCCCATGCCGCCCACAGCGGTGCGGAGAACATCCGCCAGGCGTTGACGCTGGATGTGACGGCACAGCCCTGGCCCCTGACACAGGCGGCGATGATCTTGAACGTCAATATGATCCATATCTCGCCCTGGGAATGCACCATCGCCCTGATGGCCGGTGCCGGTACGGTGCTGGAGGACGGCGGTGTCCTATACCTCTATGGCCCTTATCGGCGCGAGGGCGCGCATACCGCCCCCAGCAACGAGGCCTTCGATTTGTCCCTGCAAAGCCGCGATCGCCGCTGGGGCGTGCGGGACCTTGAGCAGGTGGTCGAGGAGGCGGGCAAAAACGACCTGCATCTGGACCGGGTGGTTCCCATGCCTGCCAATAATTTCAGTGTGATTTTCCGGAAGGCGCGTTAG
- the fdxA gene encoding ferredoxin FdxA produces MTYVVTEACIKCKYQDCVEVCPVDCFYEGENMLVIHPDECIDCGVCEPECPAEAILPDTESDAEAWLELNREYSEKWPNQTRKREAPADADEWKEVPNKFKEHFSTNPGQGDG; encoded by the coding sequence ATGACTTACGTCGTCACTGAAGCCTGCATCAAGTGCAAGTATCAGGACTGCGTGGAAGTTTGCCCGGTGGATTGCTTCTACGAAGGCGAAAACATGCTGGTTATCCATCCGGACGAATGCATCGACTGCGGCGTCTGTGAGCCGGAATGCCCGGCCGAGGCAATCCTGCCCGATACGGAGTCCGACGCGGAAGCCTGGCTGGAACTGAACCGCGAATATTCGGAAAAATGGCCGAACCAGACCCGCAAGCGCGAGGCGCCTGCCGACGCGGATGAATGGAAAGAAGTGCCCAACAAGTTCAAAGAGCACTTCAGCACCAATCCGGGCCAAGGCGACGGCTAA